One window from the genome of Paraneptunicella aestuarii encodes:
- the rplQ gene encoding 50S ribosomal protein L17 → MRHRKSGRQLNRNSSHRQAMFRNMAGSLVKHEIIKTTLPKAKELRRVLEPLITLAKQDSVANRRLAFARTRDKEVVGKLFNELGPRYVERPGGYTRIMKCGFRTGDNAPMAYVELVDRASGEAVETTEETAAE, encoded by the coding sequence ATGCGCCATCGTAAGAGTGGTCGTCAGCTTAACCGAAACAGCAGCCATCGTCAGGCTATGTTCCGTAATATGGCAGGTTCATTGGTAAAGCATGAAATTATCAAAACAACTTTGCCAAAAGCTAAAGAATTGCGCCGTGTACTTGAGCCTCTAATCACATTGGCCAAGCAAGACAGTGTTGCTAATCGCAGACTGGCATTTGCTCGTACTCGTGATAAAGAAGTAGTGGGTAAATTGTTTAACGAACTTGGTCCTCGCTATGTTGAGCGTCCAGGTGGTTACACTCGCATCATGAAGTGCGGTTTCCGTACTGGTGACAATGCACCTATGGCTTATGTAGAACTGGTTGATCGTGCTTCTGGTGAAGCAGTAGAGACGACTGAAGAGACTGCGGCAGAATAA
- a CDS encoding DNA-directed RNA polymerase subunit alpha, whose amino-acid sequence MSGSVTDFLRPRLVEIENVNATRAKVTLEPLERGFGHTLGNALRRILLSSMPGCAVTEVEIDGVLHEYSTKEGVQEDVIEILLNLKGLAVRLEGKTEAMLTLTKSGAGPVVAGDIQHDGDVEIVNPDHVICTLTGDAEISMRIKVEMGRGYVPASARRSSEEDDRPIGRLLVDASFSPVERIAYNVESARVEQRTDLDKLIIDMETNGTIDPEEAIRRSATILAEQLDAFVDLRDMSEPEEKEEKPEFDPILLRPVDDLELTVRSANCLKAEAIQYIGDLVQRTEVELLKTPNLGKKSLTEIKDVLASRGLSLGMRLENWPPESIAEKE is encoded by the coding sequence ATGTCGGGTTCTGTTACTGATTTCCTTAGACCAAGGTTAGTTGAGATTGAAAACGTCAATGCAACCCGCGCCAAGGTCACTCTGGAACCGCTGGAAAGGGGTTTTGGACATACACTTGGTAATGCGTTGCGTCGAATTTTACTTTCGTCTATGCCTGGATGTGCTGTGACTGAAGTAGAAATTGATGGTGTTTTGCACGAGTACAGCACCAAAGAGGGTGTGCAAGAAGACGTAATCGAAATCTTGCTTAACCTGAAAGGTTTAGCTGTGCGCCTTGAAGGCAAAACAGAAGCAATGTTGACGTTAACTAAATCTGGTGCAGGCCCTGTTGTAGCTGGTGATATTCAACACGATGGTGATGTTGAAATCGTTAATCCTGACCACGTAATCTGTACTTTGACCGGAGACGCTGAAATCAGTATGCGTATTAAGGTTGAAATGGGTCGTGGTTATGTACCAGCTTCTGCACGTCGTTCCTCTGAAGAGGATGACCGTCCGATCGGTCGTCTATTGGTTGATGCTTCATTCAGCCCTGTTGAGCGTATTGCTTATAATGTTGAGTCTGCTCGTGTTGAACAACGCACTGACTTGGATAAGCTGATCATCGATATGGAAACTAATGGCACTATCGATCCAGAAGAAGCTATTCGTCGCTCTGCAACTATTTTGGCAGAGCAACTGGATGCCTTCGTGGATCTTCGTGATATGTCAGAACCAGAAGAGAAAGAGGAAAAACCAGAGTTTGATCCCATTCTTCTTCGACCTGTTGATGACTTGGAGCTTACAGTACGTTCCGCTAACTGTCTTAAAGCTGAAGCGATTCAGTATATCGGTGATTTGGTACAACGTACCGAGGTTGAGTTGTTGAAAACTCCTAACCTTGGTAAGAAATCACTTACCGAGATCAAAGACGTGTTGGCTTCTCGTGGTCTATCTCTGGGTATGCGCCTGGAAAATTGGCCACCAGAAAGCATTGCTGAAAAAGAGTAA
- the rpsD gene encoding 30S ribosomal protein S4 codes for MARYLGPKLKLSRREGTDLFLKSGVRAVDSKCNIETAPGQHGARRGRLSDYGVQLREKQKVRRMYGVLEKQFRNYYKEAARRTGNTGENLLQLLEQRLDNVVYRMGFASTRAEARQLVSHKAIMVNGQVVNIPSYNVSAEDVVAVREKSKKQSRIAAALELSEQREKPTWIEVDGKEMKGTFKRIPERSDLSAEINEQLIVELYSK; via the coding sequence ATGGCAAGATATTTGGGTCCAAAACTCAAGCTAAGTCGTCGCGAAGGCACAGACTTGTTCTTGAAAAGTGGCGTTCGTGCGGTAGATTCAAAATGTAATATTGAAACGGCCCCTGGACAACACGGTGCGCGTCGTGGTCGTCTTTCAGACTACGGTGTACAGTTGCGCGAAAAGCAAAAAGTTCGTCGTATGTACGGCGTACTGGAAAAGCAATTCCGTAACTACTATAAAGAAGCTGCAAGACGCACTGGCAACACTGGTGAAAACTTGTTGCAATTGTTGGAACAGCGTCTGGATAACGTTGTTTATCGTATGGGTTTTGCAAGTACACGTGCTGAAGCGCGTCAACTTGTAAGCCACAAAGCGATTATGGTTAACGGTCAGGTTGTAAATATTCCATCTTACAACGTATCAGCCGAAGACGTTGTAGCTGTTCGCGAAAAATCCAAGAAGCAATCGCGTATCGCTGCTGCTTTGGAGCTTTCTGAGCAACGCGAAAAACCAACCTGGATTGAAGTAGACGGAAAGGAAATGAAGGGTACGTTCAAGCGCATCCCTGAAAGAAGCGATTTGTCTGCAGAAATCAACGAACAACTTATTGTTGAACTTTACAGTAAGTAA
- the rpsK gene encoding 30S ribosomal protein S11 — translation MAKAPTRTRKRVKRQVADGMAHIHASFNNTIVTITDRQGNALAWATSGGSGFRGSRKSTPFAAQVAAERAGTAAQEYGLKNLEVFVKGPGPGRESAIRALNATGYRITNITDVTPIPHNGCRPPKKRRV, via the coding sequence ATGGCAAAAGCACCAACTCGTACGCGTAAGCGCGTAAAACGCCAGGTAGCAGATGGGATGGCTCACATCCATGCTTCCTTCAATAATACCATTGTGACGATTACTGACCGCCAAGGTAATGCACTTGCATGGGCAACATCGGGTGGTTCTGGTTTCCGTGGTTCACGTAAATCAACTCCTTTTGCTGCGCAGGTTGCTGCTGAGCGTGCTGGTACCGCTGCACAGGAATATGGTTTGAAAAACTTGGAAGTGTTTGTAAAAGGTCCTGGCCCAGGTCGTGAATCTGCAATTCGCGCACTGAATGCGACAGGTTACCGCATTACCAACATTACCGATGTGACGCCTATTCCTCACAACGGTTGTCGTCCACCGAAAAAACGTCGCGTTTAA
- the rpsM gene encoding 30S ribosomal protein S13 produces the protein MARIAGINIPEHKHAVVAIRSIYGIGTTRAKLICAEAGVAETTKIKDLSEAELDQLRDRVAQFTVEGDLRREVQMNIKRLMDLGCFRGIRHRRSLPLRGQRTKTNARTRKGPRKPIKK, from the coding sequence ATGGCCCGTATAGCTGGCATTAACATTCCGGAACACAAGCATGCTGTGGTTGCAATTCGTTCAATCTACGGTATTGGTACGACTCGCGCAAAATTGATTTGTGCCGAAGCTGGTGTTGCCGAAACTACTAAAATTAAAGACTTGTCCGAAGCTGAATTGGATCAGTTGCGTGATCGCGTCGCACAGTTCACTGTTGAAGGTGACTTGCGTCGTGAAGTACAAATGAACATCAAACGTTTGATGGACCTAGGCTGCTTTCGTGGCATTCGCCACCGCCGTAGCTTGCCTCTGCGTGGACAGCGTACAAAAACGAACGCTCGTACTCGCAAAGGTCCTCGTAAGCCTATTAAGAAGTAA
- the rpmJ gene encoding 50S ribosomal protein L36 produces the protein MKVRASVKKICRNCKIIKRNGVVRVICSEPKHKQRQG, from the coding sequence ATGAAAGTTCGTGCATCCGTAAAGAAAATATGCCGTAACTGTAAGATTATCAAGCGCAACGGCGTTGTGCGTGTAATCTGCAGTGAGCCTAAGCATAAGCAAAGACAAGGCTAA
- the secY gene encoding preprotein translocase subunit SecY yields the protein MAKPGLDSAKGGLSELKSRLLFVFGAIIVFRFGSYVPIPGIDPAVLADLFEQQKGTIVEMFNMFSGGALERASVLALGIMPYISASIIIQLLTVVHPPMMELKKEGEAGRRKISQYTRYFTLVLSIFQAIGIATGLPNLVSGLVVNPGLGFYFTAVVSLVTGTMFLMWLGEQITERGIGNGISILIFSGIVAGLPTAIGQTVEQARQGDLNLLFLFFIGIVILAVTYFVVFVERGQRRIVVNYAKQQQQGRKMMGTQSTHLPLKVNMAGVIPPIFASSIILFPGTIATWFGQNEALSWLQDVSVMLSPGQPLYVMLYAIAIIFFCFFYTALVFNPRETADNLKKSGAFVPGIRPGEQTSRYIDKVMTRLTLAGALYITFICLVPEFMMIAWSVQFYFGGTSLLIIVVVIMDFMAQVQTHLMSHQYENVLKKANLKGYGR from the coding sequence ATGGCAAAACCAGGACTTGATTCAGCGAAAGGCGGTTTGAGTGAACTGAAGTCGCGATTGTTGTTCGTTTTTGGAGCAATCATCGTATTCAGATTTGGCTCTTATGTGCCGATCCCTGGTATTGATCCTGCGGTGCTAGCCGACCTTTTTGAACAACAGAAAGGTACTATTGTTGAAATGTTCAACATGTTCTCAGGTGGCGCGCTTGAGCGTGCCTCTGTGTTGGCACTAGGGATCATGCCTTACATTTCTGCGTCCATCATTATTCAGTTATTAACTGTGGTGCACCCACCAATGATGGAACTGAAAAAAGAAGGCGAGGCTGGAAGACGCAAGATTAGTCAATATACAAGGTATTTCACTTTGGTATTGTCTATCTTCCAAGCGATTGGTATTGCTACTGGCTTACCCAATCTGGTTTCTGGCTTGGTTGTCAATCCTGGTCTTGGGTTCTATTTTACGGCAGTTGTCAGCTTGGTCACTGGAACTATGTTCCTGATGTGGTTGGGTGAGCAAATTACAGAAAGAGGTATCGGTAACGGTATCTCTATCTTGATCTTCTCCGGAATTGTTGCTGGTTTACCTACGGCTATTGGCCAAACGGTAGAGCAAGCAAGACAAGGTGATTTGAACCTGTTGTTCCTGTTCTTCATTGGCATCGTTATCCTTGCGGTAACTTACTTTGTTGTCTTTGTTGAGCGTGGGCAGCGTCGCATTGTTGTTAACTATGCGAAGCAGCAACAGCAAGGTCGCAAAATGATGGGGACGCAAAGCACTCACCTTCCTTTGAAGGTGAATATGGCTGGTGTAATTCCACCTATCTTTGCATCAAGCATTATTTTGTTCCCTGGTACAATCGCCACCTGGTTTGGTCAAAATGAAGCGTTGTCCTGGTTACAAGACGTCTCTGTGATGTTGTCTCCTGGTCAACCTTTGTATGTCATGCTTTATGCGATAGCTATTATCTTTTTCTGTTTCTTCTATACTGCGTTGGTATTTAACCCTCGCGAAACAGCGGATAACTTGAAAAAGTCTGGCGCGTTTGTTCCGGGTATTCGTCCGGGTGAACAAACATCGCGTTACATTGATAAAGTAATGACTCGCCTGACATTAGCTGGTGCTTTATATATTACCTTTATCTGTTTAGTGCCCGAATTCATGATGATTGCGTGGAGCGTTCAGTTCTACTTTGGCGGTACATCCTTGTTGATTATCGTTGTAGTAATCATGGACTTTATGGCACAGGTACAAACTCATTTGATGTCTCATCAATATGAGAATGTATTGAAAAAAGCCAATCTTAAAGGCTACGGTCGCTAA
- the rplO gene encoding 50S ribosomal protein L15 → MRLNTIAPAEGAKTPAKRLGRGIGSGLGKTGGRGHKGQKSRSGGTVRPGFEGGQMPIQRRLPKFGFTSRKSLFADQVTLNEICKVEGEVVSLESLKASGIVKKDRLYVKVMKSGEVTRAVTVKGLKVTKGAREAIEAAGGKVEE, encoded by the coding sequence ATGCGTTTAAATACAATTGCTCCTGCTGAAGGAGCCAAGACGCCCGCAAAACGTCTAGGTAGAGGTATTGGTTCAGGTCTTGGTAAAACTGGTGGTCGCGGTCACAAAGGTCAGAAGTCTCGTTCTGGCGGTACTGTGCGTCCAGGTTTCGAAGGCGGACAAATGCCAATCCAGCGCCGTTTACCTAAGTTTGGTTTCACATCTCGCAAATCTTTGTTTGCGGATCAGGTTACTCTGAATGAAATCTGCAAGGTTGAAGGCGAAGTAGTTTCACTTGAAAGCTTGAAAGCGTCTGGCATCGTCAAAAAAGACCGCCTGTACGTTAAAGTGATGAAAAGCGGTGAAGTTACTCGTGCGGTGACTGTTAAAGGTTTGAAGGTAACTAAAGGCGCCCGCGAAGCAATCGAAGCTGCTGGCGGTAAAGTAGAGGAATAA
- the rpmD gene encoding 50S ribosomal protein L30, with protein sequence MANMIKIKQTKSSIGRLPKHKATLVGLGLRRIGHVVEREDTPAVRGMINKVYYMVQVVGE encoded by the coding sequence ATGGCTAACATGATTAAAATTAAGCAAACCAAAAGCTCAATTGGTCGTCTTCCAAAGCATAAAGCGACTTTGGTTGGTTTGGGTTTGCGTCGCATTGGTCATGTCGTAGAGCGTGAAGATACGCCTGCGGTACGTGGCATGATCAATAAAGTTTATTACATGGTTCAGGTAGTAGGAGAGTAA
- the rpsE gene encoding 30S ribosomal protein S5 — translation MAKVEVQNGEMLEKLIAVNRVAKVVKGGRIFSFTALTVVGDGNGRVGFGYGKAREVPAAIQKAMEKARRNLVTVELNGNTLQHPIKGRHSGSKVYMQPASEGTGIIAGGAMRAVLEVAGVQNVLSKCYGSTNPINVVRATIKALTDMRSPEQVAAKRGLSVENILG, via the coding sequence ATGGCTAAAGTAGAAGTTCAAAATGGTGAAATGCTGGAAAAGTTGATCGCTGTTAACCGTGTTGCAAAAGTGGTTAAAGGTGGTCGTATATTCAGCTTCACCGCGTTGACTGTAGTTGGCGATGGCAATGGCCGCGTTGGCTTTGGTTACGGTAAAGCTCGCGAAGTTCCTGCTGCTATTCAAAAAGCAATGGAAAAAGCGCGTCGTAACCTGGTCACAGTAGAATTGAATGGCAATACTTTGCAACACCCTATTAAGGGTCGTCATTCAGGCTCTAAAGTCTACATGCAACCTGCATCAGAAGGTACTGGTATCATCGCCGGTGGTGCAATGCGTGCGGTTTTGGAAGTTGCTGGCGTTCAAAACGTATTGTCTAAGTGTTATGGCTCCACAAACCCGATTAACGTGGTAAGAGCAACAATCAAAGCGTTGACTGATATGAGGTCACCTGAGCAAGTTGCTGCTAAGCGTGGATTGTCCGTTGAGAATATTTTGGGGTAA
- the rplR gene encoding 50S ribosomal protein L18 yields MDKKTSRLRRASRARYKIRELAAHRLVVHRTPRHIYAQLITPTGSEVLAAASTVEADVRNSLKNTGNVEAAAFVGKAIAERALEKGVKEVAFDRSGFKYHGRVKALADAAREAGLQF; encoded by the coding sequence ATGGATAAGAAAACATCTCGTTTACGTCGCGCTTCCCGCGCACGTTATAAAATCCGTGAACTGGCGGCTCATCGCTTGGTAGTTCACCGTACGCCTCGCCACATCTATGCACAGCTGATCACCCCTACGGGTTCAGAAGTGTTGGCTGCGGCATCAACTGTTGAGGCAGATGTACGTAACAGCCTTAAGAACACCGGCAACGTTGAAGCCGCTGCTTTCGTTGGTAAAGCGATTGCAGAACGTGCTTTGGAAAAAGGTGTTAAAGAAGTGGCATTCGACAGAAGTGGTTTCAAATACCATGGTCGTGTCAAGGCACTAGCTGATGCAGCTCGTGAAGCTGGTCTTCAGTTCTAG